A single window of Ptychodera flava strain L36383 chromosome 3 unlocalized genomic scaffold, AS_Pfla_20210202 Scaffold_25__1_contigs__length_14229661_pilon, whole genome shotgun sequence DNA harbors:
- the LOC139125334 gene encoding uncharacterized protein codes for MVGAHSGIEIPPLINISPYLSRNVTVNRMILRIGSFVHVMTNMTDQFTTDILTLSFRNEDGEEITVQNASQDILGVWLGNRHTPSGEIVLTGQYVEADAATHYVFEITILKPHYAMQVMLETSSPVYDNTTVCVSTEYPEIQVAMVVFSFVKKNLSTAVMLISSFRKKI; via the exons ATGGTCGGAGCTCATAGTGGAATTGAAATTCCTCCACTAATAAATATCTCACCTTATTTGTCACGAAATGTAACAGTCAACAGAATG ATACTTCGTATTGGGAGTTTTGTTCACGTAATGACAAACATGACGGACCAATTCACGACGGATATACTAACTCTGTCATTCAGGAATGAAGATGGCGAAGAGATAACAG TGCAAAATGCATCGCAGGATATACTGGGCGTATGGCTAGGCAATCGCCATACACCGTCGGGTGAAATTGTGTTAACTGGTCAGTATGTTGAAGCTGACGCCGCTACGCACTACGTCTTTGAGATTACG atTTTGAAGCCACACTATGCAATGCAGGTAATGCTTGAAACGTCCTCACCGGTCTATGATAACACCACTGTGTGTGTTTCAACGGAATACCCGGAAATTCAAGTAGCCATGGTGGTTTTCAGTTTTGTCAAGAAGAATCTTTCGACGGCAGTGATGCTAATATCTTCCTTCCGGAAGAAAATATGA